The following are encoded together in the Bradysia coprophila strain Holo2 unplaced genomic scaffold, BU_Bcop_v1 contig_94, whole genome shotgun sequence genome:
- the LOC119085472 gene encoding extracellular matrix-binding protein EbhA-like, whose product MNCVLFTLLLVSVQIYCSPLPKFDAGKKGNKVEAVTNFINNVATAQTASGGATIATNIAGAIQQAQQQKVEAIQTVASNVAAAQQQNTQAAAEVLSNIANAVGQAASAQQEAIANLVNNAANAQAGAVGALQQAQQQKVEAIQTVASNVAAAQQQNTQAAAEVLGNIANAVGQAASAQQEAIANLVNNAANAQAGAVGAFQQAQQQKVEAIQTVASNVAAAQQQNTQAAAEVLGNIANAVGQAVSAQQEAIANLVNNAANAQAGAAGAFQQAQQQKVEAIQTVASNVAAAQQQNTQAAADVLGNIANAVGQAASAQQEAIANLVNNAANAQAGAAGAFQQAQQQKVEAIQTVASNVAAAQQQNTQAAADVLGNIANAVGQAASAQQEAIANLVNNAANAQAGAAGAFQQAQQQKVEAIQTVASNVAAAQQQNTQAAAEVLGNIANAVGQAASAQQEAIANLVNNAANAQAGAASAFQQAQQQKVEAIQTVASNVAAAQQQNTQAAAEVLGNIANAVGQAVSAQQEAIANLVNNAANAQAGAVGAFQQAQQQKVEAIQTVASNVAAAQQQNTQAAAEVLGTIANAVGQAASAQQEAIANLVNNAANAQAEAVGAFQQAQQQKVEAIQTVASNVAAAQQQNTQAAAEVLSNIANTVGQAVANQQQAAAGAAGAFQQAQQQKVEAIQTVASNVAAAQQQNAQAAAEVLSNIANAVGQAASAQQEAIANLVNNAANAQAGAAGALQQAQQQKVEAIQTVASNAAAAQQQNAQAAAEVLSNFANAVGQAASAQQEAIANLVNNAANAQAGAAGAFQQAQQQKVEAIQTVASNVAAAQQQNAQATAEVLSNIANTVGQAISNPQQAVAGAVSAIQQAQQQKVEAIQTVASNVAAAQQQNAQATAEVLTNIANTVGQAVANQQQAAAGVAGAFQQAQQQKVEAIQTVASNVAAAQQQNAQAAAEVLSNIANAVGQAASAQQEAIANLVNNAANAQAGAVGAFQQAQQQKVEAIQTVASNVAAAQQQNAQAAAEVLSNVANAVSQATSAQQEAIANLVNNAANAQAGAASAFQQAQQQKVEAIQTIASNVAAAQQQNTQAAAEVLSNVANAVGQAVANQQQAAAGVAGAFQQAQQQKVEAIQTVASNAAAAQQQNAQAAAEVLGNIANAVGQAASVQQEAIANLVNNAANAQAGAASAFQQAQQQKVEAIQTIASNVAAAQQQNTQAASEVLSNVANAVGQAVANQQQAAAGVAGAFQQAQQQKVEAIQTVVSNAAAAQQQNAQAATQALSNFANVVAAAAAAKQEAQQQKVQNKITQKQQAAANFLSAVG is encoded by the exons atgaattgtgtGTTGTTTACATTGTTACTCGTATCGGTGCAA ATTTATTGTTCACCACTTCCGAAATTCGATGCTGGAAAAAAAGGCAACAAAGTCGAGGCAGTAACCAATTTCATCAATAATGTGGCCACTGCTCAAACTGCATCAGGAGGAGCTACTATCGCCACCAATATTGCCGGTGCCATTCAACAAgctcaacaacaaaaagtggaAGCTATTCAAACTGTAGCAAGCAATGTAGCAGCTGCTCAACAACAGAACACTCAAGCAGCAGCAGAG GTTTTAAGCAATATCGCAAATGCTGTCGGCCAAGCCGCGTCAGCCCAACAAGAAGCCATTGCAAATTTAGTAAATAATGCAGCCAATGCCCAAGCTGGAGCAGTAGGTGCCCTTCAACAAgcccaacaacaaaaagtggaAGCTATTCAAACTGTAGCAAGCAATGTTGCAGCTGCTCAACAACAGAATACTCAGGCGGCAGCAGAGGTTTTAGGTAATATCGCAAATGCTGTCGGCCAAGCCGCGTCAGCCCAACAAGAAGCCATTGCAAATTTAGTAAATAATGCAGCCAATGCGCAAGCTGGAGCAGTAGGTGCCTTTCAACAAgcccaacaacaaaaagtggaAGCTATTCAAACTGTAGCAAGCAATGTTGCAGCTGCTCAACAACAGAATACTCAGGCGGCAGCAGAGGTTTTAGGTAATATCGCAAATGCTGTCGGCCAAGCCGTGTCAGCCCAACAAGAAGCCATTGCAAATTTAGTAAATAATGCAGCCAATGCCCAAGCTGGAGCGGCAGGTGCCTTTCAACAAgcccaacaacaaaaagtggaAGCTATTCAAACTGTAGCAAGCAATGTTGCAGCTGCTCAACAACAGAATACTCAGGCGGCAGCAGACGTTTTAGGTAATATCGCAAATGCTGTCGGCCAAGCGGCATCAGCCCAACAAGAAGCCATTGCAAATTTAGTAAATAATGCAGCCAATGCCCAAGCTGGAGCGGCAGGTGCCTTTCAACAAgcccaacaacaaaaagtggaAGCTATTCAAACTGTAGCAAGCAATGTTGCAGCTGCTCAACAACAGAATACTCAGGCGGCAGCAGACGTTTTAGGTAATATCGCAAATGCAGTCGGCCAAGCGGCATCAGCCCAACAAGAAGCCATTGCAAATTTAGTAAATAATGCAGCCAATGCCCAAGCTGGAGCGGCAGGTGCCTTTCAACAAgcccaacaacaaaaagtggaAGCTATTCAAACTGTAGCAAGCAATGTTGCAGCTGCTCAACAACAGAATACTCAGGCGGCAGCAGAGGTTTTAGGTAATATCGCAAATGCTGTCGGCCAAGCCGCGTCAGCCCAACAAGAAGCCATTGCAAATTTAGTAAATAATGCAGCCAATGCGCAAGCTGGAGCGGCAAGTGCCTTTCAACAAgcccaacaacaaaaagtggaAGCTATTCAAACTGTAGCAAGCAATGTTGCAGCTGCTCAACAACAGAATACTCAGGCGGCAGCAGAGGTTTTAGGTAATATCGCAAATGCTGTCGGCCAAGCCGTGTCAGCCCAACAAGAAGCCATTGCAAATTTAGTAAATAATGCAGCCAATGCGCAAGCTGGAGCAGTAGGTGCCTTTCAACAAgcccaacaacaaaaagtggaAGCTATTCAAACTGTAGCAAGCAATGTTGCAGCTGCTCAACAACAGAATACTCAGGCGGCAGCAGAGGTTTTAGGTACTATCGCAAATGCTGTCGGCCAAGCCGCGTCAGCCCAACAAGAAGCCATTGCAAATTTAGTAAATAATGCAGCCAATGCGCAAGCTGAAGCGGTAGGTGCCTTTCAACAAgcccaacaacaaaaagttgaaGCAATTCAAACTGTAGCAAGTAATGTAGCTGCTGCTCAACAACAGAATACTCAAGCAGCAGCAGAGGTTTTAAGCAACATCGCAAATACTGTCGGACAGGCCGTTGCAAATCAACAACAAGCTGCTGCTGGAGCGGCAGGTGCCTTTCAACAAgcccaacaacaaaaagttgaaGCAATTCAAACTGTAGCAAGTAATGTTGCAGCTGCTCAACAACAGAATGCTCAAGCAGCAGCAGAGGTTTTAAGTAATATCGCAAATGCTGTCGGCCAAGCCGCGTCAGCCCAACAAGAAGCCATTGCAAATTTAGTAAATAATGCAGCCAATGCCCAAGCTGGAGCGGCAGGTGCCCTTCAACAAgcccaacaacaaaaagtggaAGCTATTCAAACTGTAGCAAGCAATGCTGCAGCTGCTCAACAACAGAATGCTCAAGCAGCAGCAGAGGTTTTAAGTAATTTCGCAAATGCTGTCGGCCAAGCCGCGTCAGCCCAACAAGAAGCCATTGCAAATTTAGTAAATAATGCAGCCAATGCCCAAGCTGGAGCGGCAGGTGCCTTTCAACAAgcccaacaacaaaaagtggaAGCTATTCAAACTGTAGCAAGCAATGTAGCAGCTGCTCAACAGCAGAACGCTCAAGCAACAGCAGAGGTGTTAAGTAACATTGCAAATACTGTCGGGCAGGCCATATCAAATCCACAACAAGCTGTAGCTGGAGCTGTCAGCGCCATTCAACAAgctcaacaacaaaaagtggaAGCTATTCAAACTGTAGCAAGCAATGTGGCAGCTGCTCAACAGCAGAACGCTCAAGCAACAGCAGAGGTGTTAACTAATATTGCAAATACTGTCGGACAGGCCGTTGCAAATCAACAACAAGCGGCAGCTGGTGTGGCTGGTGCCTTTCAACAAgcccaacaacaaaaagtggaAGCTATTCAAACTGTAGCAAGCAATGTTGCAGCTGCTCAACAACAGAATGCTCAAGCAGCAGCAGAGGTTTTAAGTAATATCGCAAATGCTGTCGGCCAAGCCGCATCAGCCCAACAAGAAGCCATTGCCAATTTAGTAAATAATGCAGCCAATGCGCAAGCTGGAGCGGTAGGTGCCTTCCAACAAgcccaacaacaaaaagtggaAGCTATTCAAACCGTGGCAAGCAATGTTGCAGCTGCTCAACAACAGAATGCTCAAGCAGCAGCAGAAGTTTTAAGTAACGTCGCGAATGCTGTCAGCCAAGCTACGTCAGCCCAACAAGAAGCCATTGCCAATTTAGTAAATAATGCAGCCAATGCCCAAGCTGGAGCGGCAAGTGCTTTTCAACAAgcccaacaacaaaaagttgaaGCTATTCAAACTATAGCAAGTAATGTAGCTGCTGCTCAACAACAGAATACTCAAGCAGCAGCAGAGGTCTTAAGTAACGTCGCGAATGCTGTCGGCCAGGCCGTTGCAAATCAACAACAAGCTGCTGCTGGTGTGGCTGGTGCCTTTCAACAAgcccaacaacaaaaagtggaAGCTATTCAAACTGTAGCAAGCAATGCAGCAGCTGCTCAACAGCAGAATGCTCAAGCAGCTGCAGAGGTTTTAGGTAATATCGCAAATGCTGTCGGCCAAGCCGCGTCGGTCCAACAAGAAGCCATTGCAAATTTAGTAAATAATGCAGCCAATGCCCAAGCTGGAGCGGCAAGTGCTTTTCAACAAgcccaacaacaaaaagtggaAGCTATTCAAACTATAGCAAGTAATGTAGCTGCTGCTCAACAACAGAATACTCAAGCAGCATCAGAGGTCTTAAGTAACGTCGCGAATGCTGTCGGCCAGGCCGTTGCAAATCAACAACAAGCTGCTGCTGGTGTGGCTGGTGCCTTTCAACAAgcccaacaacaaaaagtggaAGCTATTCAAACTGTAGTAAGCAATGCAGCAGCTGCTCAACAACAGAACGCTCAAGCTGCAACACAAGCATTAAGTAACTTTGCAAACGTTGTTGCCGCAGCAGCAGCAGCGAAACAAGAGGCTCAGCaacaaaaagttcaaaataaaataacacaaaaacaacAAGCTGCTGCTAATTTCTTGAGTGCAGTCGGTTGA